TCCTCACGGGGTGTCAGCCTCCTAGTTCAAAAACTCGTCAAGACATCGGTACCTTAGTGCCACTGAGATGGGCGCGCACAACCGCCTTCCTGCAGGGGCTTTACTGGAAGAGTCTTTTGGTTGGTGCATCTCCACTAGAAGTTCCATCCAATGGCAAACAATGAGTGAAAGgccacgcatgcagcaaaaaGCACGGATCCGCCAGCGGTGACGGATGAGCCGGTCAGTAGGAACGATGCAGAACGGACGACGCCGGTCCGATTCCGTGGTTCAGTGGCGCTACAGTCGTCAGTCTGCCTGCAGAAAAAGGTTTTCGTTCACTGAAAGCGCATCAATCCGCAAAACTCCCGGTGAGTTGTGGGCAAAATTTTGTAGAAAATGTAGGCAGTATCCACAGAATCGAGACCCAGATGCAGTGGCACACCTTGTTTTCAGGTGTATATACAACAAGTACTTCAGTGCACACGTCAAAAGAGTTGTGCATTGTAAGCGTGGATACTCGAGTGTGGTAATGCACGCGCCATCGGGTGTGTATTCCGTCGGGCTGTCGACAAGAATCACCGTCGGCTAGCCGAGTGTGTGTTGACGTGGATGCAATGCGTGTAGCCCGCAGAAGCCTGTAGTAGACAGTTCACCTGAATACATCACCGTCGAACTTGAACTAGAAAGAGGCTGCGGTCCATCAAACGTGAGGAGTCGACAGATACACACACCGACTGGGTCTGCAGATTGGATGCGGTGAAAAACGACGGGACCAAAGCGTTTGTGTGTCAGCCTCAGTCTGCGTGCTTGGGCCCGTGAGCGAAAGCAGGGGGTGCGAGCCGCGTTGAGGGGTTTGAAGTCGGTGAGACGAATTTTTCAGAGATGAAATGCTCGCTTAGGAACTCGACCGTCTTGATTGGGGCTCGCTGGATCCTCATTTCACcctgcgcatgcaactgcatgcagctcggaagaaaaacgctttCTCGTGCTGAGATAGAGCTCGCTGCACACAGCCGAAAGTCTTGTGGTTTCTTCCTACAGAGAATACAGCTGAACCGTCCTCTCTACAGCTTCTCGTCCTGTAGCGACTCAGTTGCTCCAAGAAAGTTAGTTGCACGACACTCTCGCTCGTGGAGTTTCTCACTCGCGTGCCGCCTCACTCTCGGGCTGTCGCGATTTGCTGTGCTCAAACTCTTCATAAACTTCTTTGTCTGAACCAGTTGAACACTTGCCTAGCACGTGCTCGCTACGGCTTTTTGTGTTTGACACCATTTGAAGAGGTACGGCCCGGACGAAGGTGCAACAAGAACTCGGAAGAACTGTCGTTTTGCGTCGCGTGTCTTCGGACTGTTCTCCCGGGCGGCCTTCCAGAACGCTCTTGATCGTCTTGCTGGCAACTTTGGTGTTCCGTGTTTTTCTTGCTTGCGTCTTTCAAATACCGTGTAGTTTCGTCATGAATGTCGTAAACATCGATTCACTCTAACTCTGTCGCTGCCTCTGACCCTTCCACGCATGCGAGATCCCCTTGTGAGCCGACCTCGTACGGGTGTTCCCTGAATCTCCCCTTCTCCAAGTATTCCCACTTGCTTTTGTTTCATCTCGGTCGTCCCCTGTAGCTTTTTCTTCAAGTCTTTTCTTTCATTCCACTCCACGTTCCAGGTTGGACTCAATGGTGGTTGTGGTGGATGGGGAACTTTTGCCCGACAGTGACCCGCGAGCTGTCCGTTCTCGGCAACAGCGCGGCCACTCACCTGCAGCAACTTCTTCAGATCCTTCAAGCATCTCAGGTTCTGGGGCAGGTCTGAATGCCCGttcgctttcgtctttcctttccaGAGTTACTGGAGCGGGACAGGCGAGTCGCGATCGCGAAAGAGGCCACAAGGTGACTCTGCCGGCACTCGCGTTCATTGGCAAACCAGCAGTTGAGGTTCCAGTGTATGTTCTTGTAGTTGCAGCCTTGCTGGTCGCTCTCCTGGGAGCGCAAGgcgccgtcttcgtcgcagTCGTCTACCTTTTCTACACTCCTTGGGCGCACGAGGCGGGCAACAGGTCTTCCTCTGTGGGCCGCGGAGGTGAAGGCGCCACGAGTCCGGGCATCCAGAGTTCTCCCGGCCCTTCGTCGACGCACCGCGACAGGCGGGTGCtgggggaggaggagagagaggcacgcATCCAGAGACTCAtgcaacagaagaaagatggAGATCCAGACAAGGGAGGAAACTGAAGGAGCGACTTTGTGTTTACGTTTTGCGGCGCGGACACGGGAAAAGATCAAGAGCAAAGAAAGCTCTCTTCGT
This genomic interval from Toxoplasma gondii ME49 chromosome VIIb, whole genome shotgun sequence contains the following:
- a CDS encoding hypothetical protein (encoded by transcript TGME49_260020~Predicted trans-membrane domain (TMHMM2.0):95-118); its protein translation is MVVVVDGELLPDSDPRAVRSRQQRGHSPAATSSDPSSISGSGAGLNARSLSSFLSRVTGAGQASRDRERGHKVTLPALAFIGKPAVEVPVYVLVVAALLVALLGAQGAVFVAVVYLFYTPWAHEAGNRSSSVGRGGEGATSPGIQSSPGPSSTHRDRRVLGEEEREARIQRLMQQKKDGDPDKGGN